One window of Lytechinus variegatus isolate NC3 chromosome 2, Lvar_3.0, whole genome shotgun sequence genomic DNA carries:
- the LOC121407886 gene encoding genetic suppressor element 1-like, whose product MAGRGFQPYRAGEDPIRPPTATPHPLASYDPAAMAQISSYPFHPAFLTPANLQYPAFRPEEHFERYASYPGLRPPFLPLGSPHAPLFPHPAISPLFTGLRYPADLQAAMQMPHLSPGAMSFGGLGNPITAAEREKVLQEQQRERERERRAEELRLEQSRERSRSERDSGSLHHDRGRADERRYSSSPARDSSGSRRPQSHSSVGSSKHSPQDQGPLPLLKKADREDRWSDKHRHTPRSGREDHHHNQESPTNYSQHRDIPSHDATRYLSDRERKAHHERELLLQQDRKIAERHEAEHRERQREEHSSHHPPPLTSLHGSSHLSAHVSSHGSTHGSTHGSTHGSTHSSSHGSSHGSSAHGLPHPTTHEGHNKHSAYNNHRTVDYERLPPSRTLHNDSKHVERIPSDHRRLQQTHSASSGSSSNSNSKSGSHVPLNSNVEDKDPLRHAQTLLKNQTQLGPYDLSHPHAEFTRHFHEFYRNQHIRDALPSHMNRSNSEPAISKLDLEEKRKGEERRNGVYASSESESDSEEELEDKRERYRRRMMRIIKRSRLKMESNEKKFGFLNTMGLITHKDRREVRREQRRKRRRIYGEDLPPAKVSKVAPQPPILPPAAPLTQDDFQKELNYPHKCRFLRIFGLDTLTQEKRQAMANAKKAVEADRERKMRRDTKDGDAPQPNSADAHSPAMDAVLQQRLQEGKEGSPYINSHPGLQTPLNHLQIDDKSSTAPVPPGTVPGSTAGAAPQTTNHNAHSPSTEDSSTSSTHGTASNNNQQLLKTAPPVGGGSMLPTKAVDGVQLKKEIKQEVMNGELASYRRRSDATSSSSSSSSSTSETVLKQPSPFTISSFLNTSRHNSTPISDGFAQEFHQSVLRSTQEKLNQKKGASSNSSHNDSAAKRDYHTIPPTSSSSSSSSSSSSTTSSRHHLHHHHHHQPSPTPSSSSLSSSMLPSVPSTQHNSRHKPMMMNNRLYSWPGWEVVSESYHRYLAEQRSEQSVLLEHLTGLTHHNAELNGNAELLARRKNELTERMYEMQREYENYMREMHLLRQRTMDLDKATK is encoded by the exons ACCTGAAGAGCATTTTGAGCGGTATGCTTCCTACCCCGGTCTGCGGCCTCCGTTCCTCCCCCTGGGGTCACCCCACGCACCCCTGTTCCCCCATCCAGCCATCAGCCCCCTCTTCACAGGGCTACGCTACCCAGCGGACCTTCAAGCTGCTATGCAGATGCCTCACCTCTCGCCCGGTGCTATGTCATTTGGGGGACTCGGTAACCCCATCACTGCGGCAGAAAG AGAAAAGGTGCTACAGGAGCAACAACGAGAGAGGGAACGAGAGCGACGGGCGGAGGAGTTGAGGTTGGAGCAGAGCCGAGAGAGGAGTAGAAGCGAACGGGATTCAGGGTCTCTTCATCATGACAGGGGTAGAGCTGATGAGAGGAGGTACTCCAGCAGTCCAGCAAGAG ATTCCTCAGGTTCCCGACGACCCCAGTCGCATTCCTCGGTGGGGTCCAGCAAACACTCTCCCCAGGACCAAGGCCCCCTACCCCTCCTGAAGAAGGCTGACAGGGAGGACAGGTGGAGTGACAAACACCGTCATACACCCCGTAGTGGACGGGAGGACCATCACCACAATCAGGAATCCCCTACCAATTACTCCCAGCACAGA GATATACCTTCCCATGATGCTACCCGTTACCTGtcagacagggagcgcaaagCTCACCACGAGAGGGAGCTATTACTACAACAAGATAGGAAGATTGCTGAAAG gcatGAAGCTGAACAcagggagagacagagagaagagCATTCCAGTCACCATCCACCTCCCTTGACCTCTCTACATGGGTCATCCCACTTATCAGCGCATGTATCATCCCATGGATCGACCCATGGATCGACCCACGGGTCAACCCACGGTTCAACCCACAGTTCATCTCATGGATCATCCCACGGGTCATCCGCCCATGGCTTGCCACACCCCACCACCCACGAGGGTCACAACAAGCACAGTGCTTACAACAATCATAGAACAGTGGATTATGAACGCTTGCCCCCGTCAAGAACGTTACATAACGATAGCAAACATGTGGAACGGATCCCCAGCGATCACAGACGGTTACAGCAAACACATAGTGCCAGCAGTGGTAGCAGCAGCAACAGTAATAGCAAATCAGGTAGCCATGTACCTCTTAATTCAAATGTGGAGGACAAAGACCCGTTGCGCCATGCACAGACTCTCCTGAAGAACCAGACGCAGTTGGGACCGTATGACTTAAGCCACCCGCACGCCGAGTTCACCCGACATTTCCACGAGTTCTACCGCAATCAGCATATACGGGACGCCCTCCCGAGTCACATGAACCGTTCGAACTCTGAGCCGGCCATCAGTAAGCTGGATctggaggagaaaaggaagggtGAGGAGAGGCGTAATGGCGTCTATGCCTCGAGTGAGAGCGAATCGGACAGTGAGGAGGAGCTGGAAGATAAGCGGGAGCGGTATCGTAGACGGATGATGCGCATCATCAAACGTTCTAGACTGAAGATGGAAAGCAATGAGAAGAAGTTTGGATTCCTCAATACCATGGGATTGATTACACATAAAGACAGGAGAG AAGTGCGACGAGAGCAGAGGCGGAAGAGGAGGCGGATCTATGGGGAGGACCTGCCCCCTGCCAAGGTATCCAAGGTGGCACCTCAGCCCCCTATCTTACCCCCTGCTGCACCCCTTACCCAGGATGACTTTCAGAAGGAGCTCAATTACCCTCACAAGTGCCGCTTTCTTCGTATCTTTGGTCTCGACACTCTCACGCAGGAAAAGAGACAAG CCATGGCCAATGCTAAGAAAGCTGTAGAAGCCGATAGAGAAAGGAAGATGAGAAGAGACACAAAAGATGGTGATGCACCACAGCCTAACAGTGCCGACGCCCACAGCCCAG CAATGGATGCAGTGCTCCAACAGCGGTTGCAGGAGGGCAAAGAGGGTTCCCCTTACATCAACTCTCACCCTGGTCTACAGACCCCACTCAACCACCTCCAGATCGACGACAAATCGTCCACCGCACCTGTACCTCCAGGAACAGTCCCGGGTTCCACTGCTGGAGCAGCGCCCCAAACAACCAATCACAATGCACATTCCCCGAGCACCGAGGACTCCTCGACATCATCAACACACGGGACCGCCTCTAATAACAACCAACAGCTACTGAAAACGGCTCCTCCGGTAGGTGGTGGTAGCATGTTACCGACGAAGGCCGTAGATGGTGTGCAGCTGAAGAAGGAAATCAAGCAAGAGGTTATGAATGGAGAACTGGCTAGCTACCGTCGGAGGTCGGATGCtacatcatcttcatcgtcgtcgtcgtcatcaacGTCGGAAACTGTGCTGAAGCAGCCGTCACCATTCACCATCTCGTCATTCCTCAACACCTCGAGGCATAATTCAACCCCCATCTCAGATGGTTTTGCTCAGGAGTTCCATCAATCGGTGCTGAGATCTACTCAGGAGAAACTCAATCAAAAGAAAG gTGCAAGTTCAAACTCGTCTCACAACGATTCAGCAGCTAAACGTGACTATCACACCATTCCAccaacgtcatcatcatcctcctcctcctcatcatcatcgtcaacaaCCTCAAGCAGGcatcacctccatcatcatcaccaccatcagcCTTCACCCAcgccatcatcatcctccttgTCCTCATCGATGTTGCCATCTGTTCCATCAACACAGCATAATAGCAGACACAAGCCCATGATGATGAATAATCGTCTCTACTCCTGGCCTGGATGGGAGGTTGTCTCAGAGTCGTACCATAGATACTTGGCAG AGCAAAGATCTGAGCAATCAGTGCTCCTTGAACATTTAACTGGCCTTACACATCACAATGCAGAACTCAATGGCAATGCTGAATTACTTGCAAGGAGGAAAAAT GAGCTTACAGAGCGCATGTACGAGATGCAGCGAGAATACGAGAATTACATGCGAGAAATGCACCTACTCAGGCAGAGAACAATGGACCTAGATAAGGCTACTAAATGA
- the LOC121407885 gene encoding DNA replication complex GINS protein PSF2-like — MDPSEVEFLAEKQEVTIVPNFSHDEVFLIAGNVGPFNPSLPMKVPLWMAVNLKQRQKCRIQPPDWMNVEKLEEVKKQEQDSAVFQPMVNPHYMEVTKLLLSHATDDIPNADEVNTLIKDIWDVRMAKLRQSIDKFVKDQETHARLDNLSLMEINTIRPFLTEALDHMHTLRMNLLTAGPGPTQDS; from the exons ATGGATCCATCTGAAGTGGAGTTCCTGGCAGAGAAGCAGGAGGTCACGATTGTTCCCAACTTCTCCCATGATGAAGTTTTCTTGATAGCGGGCAACGTTGGACCGTTCAACCCTAGTTTACCCATGAAGGTCCCCCTCTGGATGGCTGTCAATCTGAAACAAAGACAGAAGTGCAGGATCCAACCTCCTGATTGGATGAATGTCG AGAAACTAGAAGAAGTGAAGAAACAAGAGCAGGATTCAGCTGTTTTTCAACCCATGGTGAACCCACATTATATGGAGGTTACTAAACTACTTCTCAGCCA TGCTACAGATGACATTCCCAATGCCGATGAAGTAAACACGTTGATCAAAGATATATGGGACGTGAGGATGGCCAAACTGAGGCAGAGTATTGACAAGTTTGTCAAAGATCAGGAAACACATGCTAGG CTCGACAACTTGTCACTGATGGAGATCAACACGATAAGACCATTCCTCACAGAAGCCCTGGACCACATGCACACATTACGCATGAATCTCTTAACAGCAGGCCCAGGTCCTACTCAAGACAGCTAA